The window TTTATATCTTTATTTCTCAGACTTTTCTGCTTTTGGCAAGATGAGGTTGAGGACGATGCCGACAATGGCTGAGAGGGCTGTTCCTGAAAGGGTAATGGCACCGATGTTAAGAACTGCTCCACCAAGACCCAAGACCAACATGGAGCTTGCGATAATCAGGTTGCGGACTTGACCGAAATCAACACGGCTTTCAATCAAGACTTTCAAACCGTTTGAGGCGATAACGCCGTAGAGCAAGATGGACATACCACCAAGAACAGCACTTGGAATAGTAGAGATAAGGGCTGTAAATTTGCCTAGGAATGAGAAGGCAATGGCAATCAGGGCAGCGTTTCGGATAACGGATACCGATGCGATACGGGTCATACCGATAACCCCTGTATTTTCACCATAAGTCGTGTTGGCAGGTCCACCGATAAAGGCAGATACGGCAGTCGCCACACCGTCACCAATCAAGGTACGGCTGAGACCTGGATCTTTCAAGAACTGGCGACCACAGATTTGGCTGAGAACCGTGTGGTCTCCGATATGCTCTGCGATGGTCACCACTGCGATTGGCAAGATGGCAATCATTTCTGGACCGAAGTAGAAATTGTAGGATTTGAAGGCACCAGTTTCAAATGGTAGGTAGAAACCTGGCAATTCAAACCACGCCGCTTCCAGCACAGGTTTGAAATCAACTAGACCAAGGAAGATAGCAATCACGTAACCACCGATGATGGCAATCAAGAAGGGAACAATCTTGGCGAAGCCTTTCCCTTTGGTATTGACAAAAGCCGCAATCAAGAAGGTAGCAATAGCCGCTACGACATTTCTCCAGTCACCGTCTGCGACAAAGCCTGCCGAAGTCACAGCAGAGTTGGCAAGACCGAGACCGATAACGATAATCATAGGACCGATGACAATCGGTGGCAAGAGGCTATCAATCCACTTAGTACCGATAACTTTGACAAGTGCTGCAATCAGTACATAAATCAAACCGACGAAGAGAATACCTGTCTGAGCAGCTGACACATCGCCACCCATTTCCTTGATAGCAAGCGCCATAGCCGAAATGTAGGCAAAGGATGAACCCAAGTAAACCGGCACCTTAAACTGGGTTGCCACTTGGTAAATCAGAGTTCCGACACCTGATGCAAAGAGAGCCACGGAAACGGGCATACCGAGAATCAGTGGCACCAAGATTGTCGCTCCGAACATAGCGAACACGTGCTGGAAACTCAACAAAATCCCTTGCAAGGGTGCTGGTTTCTCATGGACATCAAACAAAAGATTGGCTTTTGTACTCATAAATCTCCCATTCTGGGTACGCAAAAAGACCCAGACTTTCTAAATATATAGTCATAGGCCCTTAATTGATTTTCCTCTTGTCTTTCTCACCTCACGGGATGAGTTTAAAAACCTACGCTTTTGGTATTGTAGCACAAAGAGGAAGTTTTTTGCAAGGAATTTTGTAAATTTTTATTTTTTAGGAAAATGGCAGAGCGGGGAGCTGGACTGCTCATTATTACTCCATT is drawn from Streptococcus sp. 29892 and contains these coding sequences:
- a CDS encoding uracil-xanthine permease family protein, translating into MSTKANLLFDVHEKPAPLQGILLSFQHVFAMFGATILVPLILGMPVSVALFASGVGTLIYQVATQFKVPVYLGSSFAYISAMALAIKEMGGDVSAAQTGILFVGLIYVLIAALVKVIGTKWIDSLLPPIVIGPMIIVIGLGLANSAVTSAGFVADGDWRNVVAAIATFLIAAFVNTKGKGFAKIVPFLIAIIGGYVIAIFLGLVDFKPVLEAAWFELPGFYLPFETGAFKSYNFYFGPEMIAILPIAVVTIAEHIGDHTVLSQICGRQFLKDPGLSRTLIGDGVATAVSAFIGGPANTTYGENTGVIGMTRIASVSVIRNAALIAIAFSFLGKFTALISTIPSAVLGGMSILLYGVIASNGLKVLIESRVDFGQVRNLIIASSMLVLGLGGAVLNIGAITLSGTALSAIVGIVLNLILPKAEKSEK